CAAATGCGAGTTATATGGAAATAGTAAAATATTTATTAGATAATGGATCTGATGCTAAGATAATTGATGGATTAGGTAATAGGGCATATCACTATGCAAAGGCGAATAATGATATTGCTATTATGAAGTTAATAAAAGAAAAAGATGATAAGCTTTTTTATGAAGAAGATTATTGTGTAAATAAACTTAGAAAGTATAATCTTCCAGAAGAGACAATTGAATTTTTGGGAAGTAATAATAGAAAAATTGATTTGGAAAAATCAACTTTTACTGATTATATTCTGTTTTGTTCTGTACAGGATGTCAGGATTTTTGAGTGGAATGATATAATTTTTGTAGATTTATTATTTCGAGTTGAAAATTATACAGAGATTGGAGTAATATCGTGGATTCCAGAAAAGGAAAGTTTCGGTTGTATAGATTTAGAGCATAACGAATTTGGTTTAATGAAAGGAATGAGTTGGCAAGATATTATCTGCGACATAGATAATATTATTGACAAATCATTGTCCTGGGAGTTTAGCAATAATACTAATATTTTTTAATTGTAGGATGCTGGCGGGAATTTCCGTCACATAACAATATGTTGCCAACATTCAATTTACTGCAGTGGAGGTTTTATGTATAAAGATAAAAAGGAAATAGTAAGAAATTTTAATGAACTTGAACTTACAGAGTTTGGCGACTTTAGAACAGATGACGATAGAGAGAGGAACAATATTTTTTCTAATAATGCAAAGTTATTGTTAAATTTTTAGGCTTCCAATGGAACATCGCCTAACAGGTTGTTGCAAACATTCATCAGCATAAAATTGGATGAGGTTGTTAGGGAATGGGCTGATGAACATCGTAAACACGCGAGCGTTATGCGAAATATGATACTAGATTATAAAAAAACAAAAGGAGAAACATAAATGAAAAGTATATTTAAGAGTTTTAGTTTGCTAGTTTTTGGTGGATTACTATTAGCTACAATATTTTTCACAACAACAAACGTTTATGCGACAAACTTATATGGGGATTATGCAGAAAAGCTGAAAGAAATTGGAGTTTTTAAAGGAACAAGTACGGGTTTTGAATTAGATAGAGAGCCAACAAGAATTGAAGCAGCAATAATGTTTGTGCGATTAATTGGTGCAGAGCAAGAGGCTCTAGATAAGAAATACAAGCATCCATTTATTGACGTACCTAAGTGGGCAGATGAATATATAGGATATTTATATCATGAGAAACTTACCAAGGGCACTAGTACCACAACTTATGGTTCAGACGATATTATTTCAGCTAGAGGGTATATAACTTTTATTTTAAGAGCATTAGGGTACAGTGACGCGGCTGGAGATTTTACATGGAACCAATCTTTAGAGTTTGCAAAAAGTCAATCACTTATTATCGAATCAGATTTTAATGAATTTGCTACATCCATATTTTATAGGGATCAATTAGCTAAGATGAGTTATTTGGCATTAAAGATGCCAATAAAAGGTGATAAGACTAGCTTAGTTGAAAAGTTGGTAAGTTTGGGAGCAATTGACAAAGAAATAGCAACTAAGATTGGATTATTAACACTAAATTCTGCCGATGAGCAGGATAGACCAAATCCTACGCCAAATTATTCGGATTGGGATGCCAGTGTACAAATATATATTAAAGAAATGGGATCGTTTGTTGGAACTGCAATCAAAGCAAATGGAATTAATGATTTTTTGATAAAAAGTAAGAACAGTACTGATTTTACGATTATTGGATTTAATAGTATAAGTTTGAATGAGGCATTAGATAGCGAGGGTAATGTCTTAGCATATGTAGCAACTGAATATGTTGTTAAAGAAGACAGTTTAGTCAGACTGAATGGTTTAGTGAAAGAAGGCGCTGCATCTTACTTGGATCTAATGAAGGAACTTAGTCTAGGTGATTTTATCACAAAGGATTATGGAACAAAAGAAGCACCAGATAAGACCAAATTTAAACAGTTAAGACAAGTTCATAGTTACAATATAATTGTACTGGATAATAGTGGTAAAAAAATACCATTACAATTATTTCTTGAAGTAATACAAGATGCAGCAGATTTAAGTTAAAAGTGAAATTTCCGTATTATACTTCGCATAACAAGTAGTTGTCAACATTTATCTGCATTAAGTGTGGGGCATTGGAGCTTGTTGAGCTGATAAACGGCGGCAACTACGATGACGTTATCTGAAATAAAAAGCTGTGATTATTGCTAAGTTTATATTTTTAGAAGGTTTAAGAGGAGGGGGTAGAGTATGGCACATATTTTTAGGAGCGAGGACATGAAGTTTGAATTGAAGAAGGCACCAATACCGGAGTATGCATGGCACATGAGTCCTAAGTTATCAGAGATTGCTCAATCTAAGCATCTGCATTTTGATATGAGACAACTTGATCCAGGTAAGTATTCTTATCCTTATCACTTTCATAGGAATGCAGAAGAAGTATTTGTGATTGTTAGTGGTAAAGCTATGTTGAGAACACCAGAAAGTTATGTAGAATTAGTTGCAGGAGATATGATTTTTTTTGAGATTGGTCCGGCAGGTGCACATCAACTATATAATCACTCACAAGAAAAGTGTCTATATATAGATATCGGGACAGAAGCAGGGATAGATATATGCGAATACCCAGATTCGGGTAAGGTTAATATACTGCCTGCTCAAGAGATTTATGAGACTAAAGATAAAGTTGATTATTTCAAAGGCGAGGCTAATGTAAAGGGAAAATGGCCAACGGAATGGTAGTGAAAAGAATATTTACCCTGTCAAATTTATGGTTGAGAATGGTGTCACTGTCAGAGCTGCACTAGGAAACTATAAATTTCTTACAGATGAAGAAAAGCTAAAGCCGAGGCACTATTAGATGAATTTTCAGGAGGTTGTGAATATCAGGTGAGGAAGTAATTTGAGTACTGGTGGTAAAAACGTAATGATATCAGAAGTTACCAATAGTATAGGTTGTTAGTTAGCATATGACATCCGATTAATACATCGCATAACAATATGATCACAACATTCATCAGCATATAAGGTTAATAAGTTTCTAGTGAAGGAGCTGATGAACGTAGTGAACACGAGAGCGTTATATGACATTGGTATATTCATGATCGGGTATTCTTATTAGGTATTTTAATTAATTTTTCGGTTAATAGAAGAATTTTATGAGGATAATTAAATTTAAGATTTTAGTAATTACTGTGTTGCTATATTTGTTACTTACAAACTTATAATAAGGAGATAAAAATAATGAGTAATTTAAAAATTGACGGATTTAATTCAGGAATTATATTTCAAGGAGCATTACATATTGTAATCTTATTGATTTATTTGTTTTTTATAGGAATATCGATATATTGTTTGGTTTTATTTGTTAAATTGGCAAGGAGAGGAATACTAGCACTTGATATTTATATTTTACAAAACAAACAAAAAGAATCTCAAGAAGAAAATAATAATAAACTGCGAGATTAAAGAACATATTTTAGTGTGCTTTTATATAGAAAGTATGATTTTATTAATATCGGATTTTAAATCATAAATTTTATAAAGCCTAATTTATTTAAAGTAAGGGAGATAAGTCATAAGACGAACTAATAATGTCATTGAGGCTATTAGAAAAGGGAAAAATATATGAAGATTTAAAAGTTGTTTGCAATATTGATAGTATTAATAACTATAAGTGGATGTAGTGGTGGAGCTCTATCGGAGTGTGAGATAGAAAAACTTGAAAGAATATAATAAAAAATTTGTGTGAAATTTAGTCAAATTATAAAATATAATTCGAGTATTGTGATAATCGGTTGGCGATTTTTGTTGATTGTATTATAAAAGATGATATAATTATTTTATGATATTATTAATGAGAGGAACTGTCATTATACGATGATATTAGGAGGTAAATGAGTGTAAGTACAGTTATGGTGACAGTAAATAAGGGCCATGCAGATAAAATTATTTGAAGGAAAAGAACTTATGTTATGCATAAGAAAATGTTAGTAATAATTCTAAAGAGGGAGAAAAGATGATTTATGGGTAGAGCAGGTGGAGCAGGTGGTGGAGGTGGCCGCGCTGGCGGCGGTCATTCATTTGGTGGAGGGCGTTCTGGAGGAGGAAGAAGTTCATTCAGTAGTGGAAGAAATAGTTCATCAAGCGGGTCAAGTGGAAGCCGTTTAGGGAGCTCAGTTGGACGTAAACTAAGGGGAAGCAATTCATCTGGTGGGTTTTTTGGTTCGACTAGGCGGTCAAGAGTAAATAATGTAAATGATAATAGTACATATGATAATCGAAGATTTTATAATAATGGTTGTGCAACAACAGGATGTGGATGTCTTTCAATAATATTTGCTATAATTATGGCAATATGTACATTAGGATTTGTTATGATTTTAACCTTTGTAAAAAGTGAAAATGTAACCACATCAACGATAGAAAGAGAACCATTACCAAAGGGTTCAGTGAATGAAACAGAATATTATACAGATAATTTGGGATGGATAGGTAACAAAACAGAATTAGAAAAAGGAATGAAAAATTTTTATATAGCAACTGGAGTACAGCCTTATTTATATATTACTGATAATGTATACGGAGAACATATCACTGATGTTAATGAGTTAGCAGCGTTTGCAGAGTCATTATATCAAGAGTTGTTTACCGATGAGGCTCATATACTGTTAGTCTTTTATGAATATAATGGTGACTATGCTGATTATTATTTAAGTGGTTCTCAAGCAAAAACTGTTATTGACAGAGAAGCAGGTGATATATTATTAGACTATATTGATAAATATTATTATAATGATAATATGACAGATGATGAGTTCTTTAGCACTGTTTTTGATAAAACGGCTTCAAGAATAATGACAGTAGAAAAATTACAATGGCCTATACTTTGGTCAATACTGGTTATATTAATTATTGTACTGGTCTTAATTATTTTCATAAAAATTCGTGCAACACAAAAAATTAAAAAAGCTGAACAAGATGCCAGGATATTAGAAACTCCATTAGAACAATAGCAGGAAATAAAAGCCTGTAGATAATCTGCAGGCTTTTTAAGACATTTTTTTTGGTAGGGTTGTTTACAATTTTTCATTTAATAAATCTAATAAGTATTTTCTACTGAGTTTGGGGTATTAATGCTAATGCCTTTAACTAACAAGGTTTTTGGCTGGCAGCTTGTGTTGAGTAAAGTAAACAATAAGTTCATCACCTAATTGATATGAAATTGAATATGGAAAACAACAAAAGAGATGAAGTGCACACCGTGCAATTCATCTCTTTTTCTACTTTTATTATACTACAAATTCGGGTAAAATACTAGTCTTGAAATCCATAAGAATAAGTTGTAAAATTGGAATCCAATACAGGATTGGAGGTGGATGAATGTATTTTGGGATAGCAGAATTACTTCCGTTAATGAAAGACCTATCAGAAAAGTATACCAGTAAATCAAGCACATCTATTCCATATGAAACAGCACAACAGTTAATGGAGGCAATCCTTTATTGTATTGCTGAGAATGAATGTTATAGTGAAAATTCTGAAAAGGGTCAAAACATAATAGCCAATCAAAATGCTACTGTTTCAGCGAGAGAGGCCTATGATCGAGGGTATAAATTAGTTGTTCAGAAAATAGTAACTTCACAAAATCTCTATAATGAAATGATTGTAGGGTTTAATGATTTTAGTAATAGAGCATATTATGATGCTGTAACCAAGCAAATACCTATGTTTTTTAGATGGTATGATGCAAGATTTTGTCCACAGAACAATATAGTTGAGTTTGATTATCCTTTATTGATCCAAATGCAGAAACATCAAGGAATAGATGCTATTTATGAATATGTAAAGTGTATAAAGTATGAACAACAGTTTATACAACAATTTCAAGAAAAATATGTAAAAGAAATTTTAGAGTTATCGTATGAAGGTTATGAGGAACTTTTCATAAACTTATGTAGTCCTTTATTAAAAAAGGTTCTTGGAAATATGTTACTTGACCTGCCATTACAGAAAACTAAGCTAGAAGTAGCAGACTATAAAAAAATGTCAATCATCGTGAAAGAAAATAGTGAAGACATACTATTAGAAAAATTGTATGAACTGTTGAAATTATTAATAGATAATGTTTATCAGGGAAATATGGAAATGTTATATTATTTGCAAAATGGCATACCGGACATTGTAACAGAACTTGTAAATGGAGCTGAAAATAATTGTTTAGAGCATATTATTTAAGAAGGTGAGCACATGGATGAAATGTATGAGCTTATACAGTTGGGGCAACAGAAATATGAAATGCAGGGAATTATTGCTTGTAATGAAAAAACCAAGAAATTTGGTTTGGTTTTAACAGAGGAAGAAGTCAAGTCCTTGATGGTCTGTCGGAAAGATTCCTTAAAAGAGAATCAACGAATTGAGTTTGGCGAAGGTATTCTGGCAGATCTTATTTATGCGTTCTGCGATTCCCAGTACTTGAGCCAGGACAATTATGTAGATACATTAGCACAATTACAAGAAATCTTTTATTTATACAAAAATGAATCTCAGGACGAATTGACAGATGCTGAATTGATTGATTTTATGAGAAATCAATTTGAAGAAATCTGCTTTGGAGATGTAGAATATTTGAGAGGAACTTGTCTTGAACGGTTTGCCAGAGCTATTCGCTCAGGCTATCAATGTCAGGCGCAGCGCAGATTACGGGATGAGTACACCTTAAAGGATGTAGAAAATGAATATAATAAGTTGTCGGAAGAAACAAGATGGGACTATGAAGTGTATAAAATGAAACTGGAAGATATGTATTGATTAGGAGAAATCATTAAGCTAGCTTGGGTTAATGAAAAATAATTATTTGATTTATTGGAATTTCGATGAAATAATATATAATAAATAAAAGGATTACCAATAAACAAAATATAAATATATAAAATCCAATGTAACTAAATCAATTTAAATTAACTCAGAAGGATTTTATTAATCTTCTAAAAAGTAAATTATGAGGTATAATTACAGTTAATACTAAGATTTACTCAATTGACAACTGCAATCAAAATAAGTATCCATGACTGAAATATGGTATAATTAGAGATATTTATGATAAAGGTGTCGGGAATGCAATAGTTAGGCGACACCCAAACCTAGTATTATGAAAAGTGATAGGCATATGATGTCTGAAGAAAAGTTTATCCGCAGAGTATTTGAGAGTTTACTTATTTTACAGAAGGGATAACAGATGTATTGAATCCCTTCACAAAGAGCCATAATGGAAACACAAGTAATTCCCATAAACCTCCGGGGATATACATCATCATTCCCGAACCACTAACAGTATCAATAATACCTAAAATATCTAATAGGGAGCTAGCTAACAATAATGCGTATCCAAACAGCCCCCAGGCTGACAACCACTTAGGAATGAGTTTTGACTGGTATAATAAATAACAAATCATTATGCTACCAAGACCAAGAATGCACATAGCTATCTGATAGGTAGAATATCTCACGGCTATAGCTAAATTATGTATAGTTTCATAATAGGAAGTATCTGAAGCACCTGTAGTAATATATTTTTGACTTAGTTTTATGAGTAATAATGAGATGACAGCTCCAACAATTAAGAAAACGCACTCGATAGTCCTGAAACTAACATAAGTAATTGCTATAGTTTGATTATACTTTTTAAAAATTGGGAAAAGCATAATTGCAATTCCAACAATCCCAATAGACATGACTAATATAAGAAGTGCACCTATTTTTACTAGGATTTCATTTGGATAAACATTATTAAGAGGTCCTTGTAGTATAGGTGCTGCGACATTAGATTCTATAAGACCAGCAATCATCGTAATGATAAATAATACTCCTACAATTATTGCATTTTTTTTGTATGTATTCATTTTTTCTCCTTTACATATTCAATAATTTATTTAATTTCTATACTCAGATGGTGATATCCCGGTGATATTCTTAAAAAGTTTTGAAAAATGCTGCGGGTATTCAAAGCCTAACGTATGCGCAATCCTGTTTACAGGTTCTTGTGTTCCTAAAAGCATAATTTTAGCTTTTTCAACCAAGTAAAAATGGATATGTTCTTGGACACTTTTTCCTGTTTCTTTTTTCAGTAAATCACTCAAATAATTTGGAGAATAGCACATTTCCTGAGCACAATATCTGACACTAGGCAATCCCTGGGATTCTGGTTTGTCAGAGTCGAAATAGGAATTTATAAACGCTTCAAAACGAATAACCACATCCTTTTGAACATTTGTACGAGTGATAAATTGCCTTCCGTAAAATCGCTTACAGTAATTTAATAACAACTCTAGGTTTGATATAATCAGATCCTGGCTATGAACATCTAAATTCTGACTGTACTCATATTTTATTGCTTTAACTATCTCGGTGACCGTTTGCCTTTCCTGCTCTGATAGGTGAAGTGCTTCGTGAGAATCATAAGTGAAAAATGTATATTCATTTATCTTTTTGCCAAGAGCACTCTTGCTTATCAGGTCTGGATGAAAAATGAGAACCCAGCCATCCAGTTCAATATTTTCAGACATACTGAACGGCTCTATTGTTTGCCCCGGAGCTAAACACATCAAGGTACCTTCCTGAAAGTCATAATTTTGTCGGCCATATTTAATTTTACATTCATGACCATTTTTTAGGCTGATACTGTATAAATTCATGGTGATTTTTTGGTCAATTACCGGTATCATTTTTACCTTAGATGGTTCAATGAGTGTTATCAATGGGTGTTTTAACTTTTCATTCCCAATCATCTCATTTATTTGAGAGATAGATTCTATTCTCATTATTTTTGCCATGGTTCAACTCCTTTAAAAACTTCTATAGCTATCTAGCGTGATAACAACAAGCCCATTTGTTAGTTTAGTTTTACTTATTTATTAAATATTGTTGACTTAATTATACTGCATCAAAAATGATAAGTAAATTAACGCATTACTGAAAAACCAATACATTTTACTGATATAGATGTATGGAAACTGAACTGAAGGCTAT
This sequence is a window from Firmicutes bacterium HGW-Firmicutes-1. Protein-coding genes within it:
- a CDS encoding AraC family transcriptional regulator, whose amino-acid sequence is MAKIMRIESISQINEMIGNEKLKHPLITLIEPSKVKMIPVIDQKITMNLYSISLKNGHECKIKYGRQNYDFQEGTLMCLAPGQTIEPFSMSENIELDGWVLIFHPDLISKSALGKKINEYTFFTYDSHEALHLSEQERQTVTEIVKAIKYEYSQNLDVHSQDLIISNLELLLNYCKRFYGRQFITRTNVQKDVVIRFEAFINSYFDSDKPESQGLPSVRYCAQEMCYSPNYLSDLLKKETGKSVQEHIHFYLVEKAKIMLLGTQEPVNRIAHTLGFEYPQHFSKLFKNITGISPSEYRN
- a CDS encoding DUF4386 domain-containing protein, with the protein product MNTYKKNAIIVGVLFIITMIAGLIESNVAAPILQGPLNNVYPNEILVKIGALLILVMSIGIVGIAIMLFPIFKKYNQTIAITYVSFRTIECVFLIVGAVISLLLIKLSQKYITTGASDTSYYETIHNLAIAVRYSTYQIAMCILGLGSIMICYLLYQSKLIPKWLSAWGLFGYALLLASSLLDILGIIDTVSGSGMMMYIPGGLWELLVFPLWLFVKGFNTSVIPSVK